In Aliiglaciecola sp. LCG003, a genomic segment contains:
- a CDS encoding isocitrate lyase: MSQYQNDLNAVSQLCQQNGSGWSAINPEYAARMKAQNRFKTGLEIAKYTAAIMRKDMADYDADNSQYTQSLGCWHGFIGQQKMLAVKKHQGTTDKSYLYLSGWMVAALRSEFGPLPDQSMHEKTSVAALIEELYTFLRQADARELGDLFKQLDSAKAAGKDSSEIQAQIDNYETHVVPIIADIDAGFGNEEATYLLAKKMIEAGACCIQIENQVSDAKQCGHQDGKVTVPHEDFLAKINAVRYAFLELGVDDGVIVARTDSLGAGLTQKIPVSTKAGDLASQYNAFLDTTAVNSVDDLNDGDLALRQDGQLVKPVRLPNGLFKFKDDTGFDRVVLDCITSLQNGADLLWIETEKPHVGQIGAMVDAIRQTIPNAKLVYNNSPSFNWTLNFRQQVFDTWQEAGKDLSQYNRDELMSVKYDDSDLAQEADEKIRTFQADAAREAGIFHHLITLPTYHTAALSTDNLAKGYFGDQGMLAYVKGVQRQELRQGLACVKHQAMAGSNLGDDHKEYFSGEQALKAAGEDNTMNQFDA; this comes from the coding sequence ATGTCTCAATACCAAAATGATCTAAATGCAGTATCACAACTTTGTCAGCAAAATGGTAGTGGCTGGAGTGCAATTAATCCAGAATACGCAGCTCGTATGAAAGCTCAAAACCGATTCAAGACAGGTCTGGAAATCGCAAAGTATACCGCTGCTATTATGCGTAAAGACATGGCGGATTATGATGCCGACAACAGTCAATACACTCAATCCTTGGGATGCTGGCATGGGTTCATCGGCCAACAAAAAATGTTGGCCGTTAAAAAACACCAAGGCACAACAGATAAAAGTTATCTTTATCTTTCGGGTTGGATGGTTGCCGCCCTTCGCTCTGAGTTCGGTCCTTTACCTGATCAATCCATGCATGAAAAAACCTCAGTTGCAGCGTTAATTGAAGAGCTCTACACCTTTCTTCGCCAAGCCGATGCGCGGGAACTGGGCGACTTGTTTAAACAATTAGACAGCGCCAAGGCCGCAGGTAAAGACAGCAGCGAAATACAGGCGCAGATAGACAATTATGAGACTCATGTGGTGCCGATCATCGCCGATATTGATGCCGGATTTGGAAACGAAGAGGCTACTTATTTGCTCGCCAAGAAGATGATTGAAGCGGGTGCTTGTTGCATTCAAATCGAGAATCAAGTTTCTGATGCCAAGCAATGTGGTCACCAAGATGGCAAAGTTACTGTTCCTCATGAAGACTTCTTAGCTAAGATTAATGCTGTGCGTTATGCGTTTCTAGAACTAGGCGTGGATGACGGTGTGATAGTGGCCAGAACCGATTCTTTAGGTGCAGGTTTGACCCAGAAAATCCCTGTTTCAACTAAAGCAGGGGATTTAGCGTCTCAGTACAACGCCTTTTTAGATACCACCGCGGTAAATTCTGTTGATGATTTAAATGATGGCGATTTGGCTCTTCGCCAAGATGGTCAGCTTGTTAAACCAGTACGTTTACCAAATGGATTGTTTAAATTCAAGGACGATACTGGCTTTGATCGTGTGGTTCTGGACTGCATAACATCATTGCAAAATGGCGCTGATTTATTGTGGATTGAGACCGAGAAACCTCATGTAGGACAAATTGGTGCAATGGTAGACGCGATTCGTCAAACTATCCCGAATGCTAAATTGGTTTATAACAACTCCCCTTCATTCAACTGGACGCTAAACTTCCGTCAACAAGTTTTCGATACTTGGCAGGAAGCGGGTAAAGACCTAAGCCAATACAACCGTGATGAATTAATGTCTGTGAAATATGATGACAGCGACTTGGCTCAAGAAGCAGATGAAAAAATCCGCACCTTCCAGGCTGATGCAGCCCGTGAAGCTGGTATTTTCCATCATTTGATCACTTTACCAACCTATCATACAGCGGCTCTATCCACTGACAATCTAGCCAAAGGATATTTCGGGGACCAAGGTATGCTTGCTTATGTTAAGGGCGTGCAACGTCAAGAACTCCGTCAGGGCCTAGCGTGTGTGAAGCACCAAGCCATGGCAGGATCTAATTTAGGTGATGACCATAAAGAATACTTCAGTGGTGAGCAGGCGCTTAAGGCAGCCGGCGAAGACAACACCATGAACCAATTTGATGCGTAA
- a CDS encoding LysR family transcriptional regulator yields the protein MNIAKVDLNLLVYLDVLLREGSVTKAANQLSITQPAMSNGLKRLRDLFKDPLLVRTSDGMTPTKRALELQPVVRDVLAKLETTIQPETEFVPATSHRTFRIMASDYAESTLLIEVIRQLGKIAPNITLDVITPSDVTFHDVEHGKVDMAINRFDELPLSFHQKVIWYDTFSCVLNSQNPIVAKFDLHSYLSAQHIWVSKTGFGVGVGVDPNEVQKLGWVDAELTKIGKKRDIRVFTRHYHVALQLAKAQNLIATLPSKAAHLYHKDQDVVILDPPFDIPPIALKMAWSALLHHDAGHIWFRRLIGDVANQLS from the coding sequence TTGAACATAGCAAAAGTCGACCTGAATTTATTGGTGTATTTAGATGTTCTGCTTCGTGAAGGAAGTGTAACCAAAGCAGCCAATCAGCTAAGTATCACTCAACCTGCCATGAGCAACGGTTTGAAGCGTTTACGGGACTTGTTCAAAGATCCGCTATTAGTTCGCACTAGTGACGGTATGACTCCAACTAAACGGGCATTGGAATTGCAACCTGTAGTCCGAGATGTACTAGCCAAACTTGAAACCACAATTCAACCTGAGACCGAATTTGTTCCGGCTACAAGCCATCGAACCTTTAGAATTATGGCGAGTGACTATGCTGAATCTACTTTACTGATCGAGGTTATTCGCCAATTAGGTAAAATTGCCCCTAACATCACCTTGGATGTTATCACCCCAAGTGATGTGACGTTTCACGACGTAGAGCACGGCAAAGTAGATATGGCTATCAATCGTTTCGATGAATTGCCCCTTTCTTTTCACCAGAAAGTGATTTGGTACGACACCTTTTCCTGTGTGTTAAATAGTCAGAACCCGATAGTGGCAAAATTTGATTTACACAGTTACTTGTCGGCTCAACATATTTGGGTGAGTAAAACCGGATTTGGTGTCGGTGTGGGGGTGGATCCCAATGAAGTACAAAAACTAGGTTGGGTGGATGCTGAGCTGACCAAAATTGGCAAGAAGCGAGATATCCGTGTATTCACTCGCCATTACCATGTAGCCTTGCAGTTAGCAAAAGCGCAAAATTTGATTGCGACGCTGCCTTCAAAGGCTGCACATCTTTATCACAAAGACCAAGATGTGGTTATATTAGACCCACCCTTTGATATTCCCCCTATTGCACTCAAAATGGCTTGGAGCGCGCTATTGCATCACGATGCAGGGCATATATGGTTCCGACGTTTAATTGGTGATGTGGCAAACCAACTAAGTTAG
- a CDS encoding malate synthase G, which yields MQNYVTRGSLQVAEVLENFISNEALPQTQVDSELFWQGFSSLLKDLVPINQSLLQKRDSLQHQLDKYYLSHPQYELSSYKTFLQDIGYLVPAPVPFKISTTNVDAEIATMAGPQLVVPINNARYAINAANARWGSLYDAAYGTDVISEDNGAQKGKQYNPVRGQLVIEFGRQWLDKIAPLQQSTHADVVKYSIENSALVCTLENNQTAHLATPEQLIGFKGDLADPSGILLKHNGLHVELQFDRSHPVGKSDSSGLKDILVESALTTIMDCEDSVAAVDADDKTLVYRNWLGLMKGTLETYVTKGGKQFTRTLNADRSYTNIDGSTLALNGRSLMFVRNVGHLMDTDAILLDGKPVPEGIVDGVLTSLIAKHDLLGNGRFKNSQHGSIYIVKPKMHGPEEVTFSDTLFERIEQLLGLAPNTVKMGIMDEERRTSVNLSACIEAAKTRVVFINTGFLDRTGDEIHTSMQAGAFALKAQLKKEPWITAYEKDNVTHGLNAGFSGKAQIGKGMWPIPDHMAEMMQAKQVHPLSGANTAWVPSPTAATLHALHYHQIDVFAKQSELSLTHTTSVDDILRIPLMKPAVNVSPQEIQNDLDNNVQGILGYVVRWVNQGIGCSKVPDINNVGLMEDRATLRISSQHIANWLEHKLVNEEQVKESLQRMASLVDQQNSSDSEYINMCPDLDNSIAYSAAKALIFEGTKQPNGYTEPLLHEMRRRMKAQLNSTN from the coding sequence ATGCAGAATTATGTAACACGAGGATCACTCCAGGTTGCTGAAGTATTAGAAAACTTTATAAGCAATGAGGCACTGCCGCAAACTCAAGTTGATTCAGAATTATTTTGGCAAGGCTTTTCTTCACTACTTAAAGACTTAGTGCCCATCAATCAATCCTTGCTACAAAAGCGCGATAGTTTGCAACATCAACTAGATAAATATTACCTTTCTCATCCACAATACGAGTTGAGTTCCTATAAAACTTTTTTACAAGATATTGGCTACTTGGTTCCCGCGCCAGTACCGTTCAAAATAAGCACCACCAACGTTGATGCTGAAATAGCTACTATGGCAGGCCCACAGCTCGTTGTACCTATTAATAACGCGCGCTATGCCATCAATGCAGCAAACGCCCGCTGGGGAAGCTTATATGATGCAGCTTATGGTACTGACGTAATAAGTGAAGACAATGGAGCGCAAAAGGGTAAGCAATATAATCCAGTGCGTGGTCAACTGGTAATAGAATTTGGCCGTCAGTGGTTGGATAAAATAGCCCCGCTGCAACAGAGTACACACGCAGATGTCGTTAAATATAGTATCGAGAATTCAGCACTTGTCTGCACCTTGGAAAATAACCAAACAGCTCACTTGGCAACCCCAGAACAATTAATCGGTTTCAAAGGTGATTTGGCTGACCCGAGCGGAATCTTGTTAAAACACAACGGGCTGCATGTTGAATTACAATTTGATCGCTCTCATCCTGTGGGCAAAAGCGACTCAAGTGGCCTGAAAGATATACTAGTCGAATCTGCTTTGACCACTATCATGGACTGTGAAGACTCTGTTGCAGCAGTGGATGCCGACGACAAAACCCTAGTTTATCGCAACTGGTTAGGTTTGATGAAGGGTACGCTAGAGACCTATGTCACTAAAGGCGGTAAGCAATTCACCCGTACCCTAAACGCTGACAGAAGCTACACTAATATTGACGGAAGTACTCTTGCGCTAAATGGCCGCAGCCTGATGTTTGTGCGCAATGTAGGCCATTTGATGGATACAGATGCGATTCTCTTGGACGGTAAACCTGTACCAGAAGGGATCGTAGATGGCGTGCTCACCTCATTAATTGCAAAGCATGATTTGCTCGGTAATGGGCGTTTCAAAAACAGCCAACATGGTAGTATTTATATCGTTAAACCTAAGATGCATGGGCCTGAAGAAGTTACTTTTTCAGATACTCTATTTGAGCGTATCGAGCAACTTTTAGGCCTCGCCCCCAATACGGTAAAAATGGGTATCATGGATGAAGAACGCCGTACCAGCGTTAACCTAAGCGCATGTATTGAGGCGGCAAAAACCCGAGTAGTCTTTATCAACACTGGCTTTCTTGACCGCACCGGTGATGAAATCCACACCTCGATGCAAGCCGGCGCCTTTGCCCTCAAAGCTCAGTTGAAGAAAGAGCCTTGGATAACTGCCTATGAAAAAGACAATGTTACCCATGGCTTGAACGCCGGATTCTCTGGTAAAGCGCAGATAGGCAAAGGCATGTGGCCAATTCCAGATCATATGGCTGAAATGATGCAGGCCAAACAAGTACATCCTTTGTCAGGGGCCAATACGGCTTGGGTACCCTCGCCTACTGCAGCAACATTACATGCACTGCATTATCATCAAATTGATGTTTTTGCGAAGCAGTCTGAATTGTCCCTCACACATACCACTTCAGTCGATGACATTTTACGTATTCCATTAATGAAACCTGCAGTAAATGTCAGTCCGCAAGAGATTCAGAACGATCTTGACAACAATGTCCAAGGGATCCTTGGATACGTTGTCAGATGGGTCAATCAAGGAATTGGCTGTTCTAAAGTGCCGGACATCAACAATGTTGGCTTAATGGAAGACCGCGCGACTTTACGTATTTCAAGTCAACACATTGCCAATTGGTTGGAACATAAACTTGTTAATGAAGAACAAGTGAAAGAATCTCTACAGCGTATGGCCAGCTTAGTTGATCAACAGAACTCTAGTGATTCTGAATATATAAATATGTGTCCTGATTTGGACAATTCGATTGCATATAGTGCCGCTAAAGCACTGATTTTTGAAGGGACTAAGCAACCCAATGGTTATACCGAGCCACTATTGCATGAAATGCGTAGAAGAATGAAAGCTCAGCTAAATAGCACTAACTGA
- a CDS encoding NAD-dependent epimerase, with the protein MKVLVTGAAGFIGSHVSLYLLERGDEVVGLDNLNDYYDVNLKLDRLKRVEQHKHAFNFTFVKMSVEDREGMEALFAEHKFDKVVHLAAQAGVRYSLENPHAYIDANIVGYMNVLEGCRHNKVAHLVYASSSSVYGANESMPFSVHDNVDHPVSLYAASKKANELMAHTYSHLYNLPTTGLRFFTVYGPWGRPDMALFLFTKAILEDKPIKVFNYGKHRRDFTYIDDIVEGIIRTLDHNAEANPEWSGKNPDPGSSKAPWKVYNIGAQTPVELMDYIETLESHLGKVAEKELLPLQLGDVPDTYADVEALVTDVDYRPQTNINEGIGNFVKWYKDYFGV; encoded by the coding sequence ATGAAAGTTTTAGTAACCGGAGCGGCTGGATTTATTGGCTCCCATGTAAGTTTGTATTTGTTAGAACGAGGTGATGAAGTTGTTGGATTGGACAATCTGAATGACTATTACGATGTCAATCTAAAGCTAGATAGACTTAAACGTGTCGAGCAACATAAGCATGCCTTTAATTTCACCTTTGTTAAAATGAGTGTGGAAGACCGTGAAGGAATGGAAGCACTTTTTGCGGAGCACAAGTTCGACAAAGTGGTGCATTTAGCCGCCCAAGCTGGTGTGCGTTATTCACTTGAAAATCCACATGCTTACATAGACGCGAATATCGTCGGTTACATGAATGTGCTAGAAGGGTGTCGCCATAATAAAGTTGCACACTTAGTTTATGCTTCATCCAGCTCAGTCTATGGTGCCAACGAATCTATGCCGTTCTCGGTTCACGACAATGTTGATCATCCGGTATCATTGTATGCTGCCAGTAAGAAAGCCAATGAGCTGATGGCTCATACCTACAGTCACCTATACAATCTACCTACCACAGGGTTGCGTTTCTTTACAGTCTACGGACCCTGGGGACGACCTGATATGGCACTTTTCTTGTTTACCAAAGCGATATTAGAAGATAAGCCTATTAAAGTATTTAATTACGGTAAGCATAGACGCGACTTCACCTATATCGATGATATCGTTGAAGGGATTATTCGTACCCTTGACCACAATGCCGAAGCGAATCCTGAGTGGAGTGGTAAGAATCCCGATCCAGGTAGCAGCAAGGCTCCGTGGAAGGTTTATAATATTGGTGCGCAAACACCGGTAGAGCTGATGGATTACATTGAAACTCTGGAAAGTCATCTTGGCAAAGTAGCTGAAAAAGAACTGCTTCCTCTGCAGTTAGGCGATGTGCCTGATACCTACGCAGATGTTGAAGCACTTGTGACAGATGTCGATTATCGTCCACAAACCAATATCAACGAAGGTATTGGAAATTTTGTGAAATGGTATAAAGACTACTTTGGGGTTTAA
- the tviB gene encoding Vi polysaccharide biosynthesis UDP-N-acetylglucosamine C-6 dehydrogenase TviB, whose protein sequence is MAQNKLAKCIGIIGLGYVGLPLAVAFGKQYRTIGFDINQQRIAELNRGEDHTLEVSAQELSSVNDLSFSYDSEDLSQCDYIIVTVPTPIDKNRQPDLTPLRRASEMIGKILQAGTTVIYESTVYPGATEEVCIPLIEQHSGLVFNQDFYAGYSPERINPGDKTHRLESIVKVTSGSTEDVAERVDQLYLSIIQAGTHKASSIKVAEAAKVIENTQRDLNIALINELAMIFERLGIDTEEVLLAAGSKWNFLPFRPGLVGGHCIGVDPYYLTHKAEEIGYHPEVILAGRRINDQMGEYVVSRLVKKMLNKKIMVNGANVLLLGITFKENCPDIRNTKVVDIATELENYHVNMDIYDPWAESDEVYQEYGLRLVDKPEAGKYDAIIAAVAHQQFKQMSSEELTALGKDNCVIFDLKYIVDKKIVDLRL, encoded by the coding sequence TTGGCACAAAACAAACTTGCAAAATGTATAGGGATCATCGGGTTAGGTTACGTTGGCTTGCCTCTAGCGGTTGCCTTTGGCAAGCAATACAGGACGATTGGATTTGATATTAACCAGCAGCGAATCGCTGAATTAAATCGCGGTGAAGACCATACCCTCGAGGTATCTGCACAGGAACTGTCTTCGGTTAACGATTTATCCTTTAGTTATGACTCCGAAGATTTGTCCCAGTGTGATTATATTATAGTCACGGTTCCCACTCCGATTGATAAAAATCGTCAACCTGATCTAACGCCTTTGCGAAGAGCCAGTGAAATGATTGGTAAGATATTACAAGCAGGTACCACTGTTATTTACGAATCTACTGTTTATCCTGGGGCGACCGAGGAAGTTTGTATTCCCTTAATCGAGCAGCATTCAGGATTGGTTTTTAATCAAGACTTCTACGCAGGTTACAGTCCAGAACGGATTAATCCAGGTGATAAAACCCATCGTCTAGAGAGTATTGTAAAAGTAACTAGCGGCTCCACTGAAGATGTAGCAGAGCGAGTAGATCAGCTGTATTTGAGCATTATTCAGGCCGGTACTCACAAAGCTTCTTCTATCAAGGTGGCCGAAGCGGCTAAAGTGATTGAAAACACGCAGCGTGATTTAAATATTGCATTGATTAACGAGCTTGCAATGATATTTGAACGTTTGGGAATTGATACTGAAGAGGTGTTACTTGCGGCGGGAAGTAAGTGGAACTTCCTTCCCTTTAGACCGGGCTTAGTGGGAGGTCATTGTATTGGTGTGGATCCTTACTATTTGACCCATAAAGCCGAAGAGATTGGTTATCATCCCGAGGTCATATTAGCTGGACGGAGAATTAACGACCAGATGGGCGAATACGTCGTCAGTCGTCTAGTCAAAAAAATGCTTAACAAAAAGATTATGGTTAATGGCGCCAATGTCTTACTGCTAGGTATTACCTTTAAAGAAAATTGTCCTGATATTCGCAATACTAAAGTGGTCGATATTGCCACTGAGTTAGAGAATTACCATGTTAATATGGACATCTATGACCCTTGGGCAGAATCTGACGAAGTTTACCAAGAATATGGCTTACGTTTAGTGGATAAACCTGAAGCGGGTAAATATGATGCCATTATTGCCGCAGTTGCCCATCAGCAATTTAAACAAATGAGCAGTGAAGAATTAACTGCTTTAGGCAAAGACAACTGTGTTATTTTTGATTTGAAATACATTGTAGATAAAAAGATCGTAGATTTGCGATTATAG
- a CDS encoding nucleotidyltransferase family protein, with protein sequence MIDTRSLFSLLLEPKVGVDYSLSYWQEVIFILREAKVLASLYHSAQRHGCLNQYPEFAQKHLNSAQVYADRQALQINFEASELRLLFEEIDVTAIFLKGAGYTLRDSSNSRGRICSDIDVLVNQQDLAKAEAHLKSRRWKSEPLSDYDEKYYRQWAHEIPPLIHLNRATVVDMHHNLYPPISGRSPDVSSFIASRQKTQNGCFVLDPASTVMHSIIHMFANEDSSSWMRDMLDILLLIEEFGDDAFWLKLLDLSKQTGFNFETLCCLRSIQYYSEILLPEIAQQFVANFPLSKRQAWLLENAFIPAVAPEHDQVLGRRHKVAKNIVYLRGHWIKMPTSILFKHFVIKLFLSLRDQLVGKHQFDPKLPNNPNW encoded by the coding sequence ATGATCGATACCCGTAGTTTATTTAGCTTGCTATTGGAGCCTAAGGTAGGAGTAGATTACAGTTTATCGTACTGGCAAGAGGTGATTTTTATTCTGCGAGAAGCAAAAGTCCTGGCCAGTTTGTATCACAGCGCACAACGGCATGGATGTCTTAATCAGTATCCGGAATTCGCCCAAAAACACCTAAATTCGGCGCAAGTCTATGCCGACCGACAAGCACTACAAATCAATTTTGAAGCGTCTGAACTACGCTTGCTATTCGAAGAAATTGATGTCACCGCCATATTTTTGAAGGGTGCGGGATATACTTTGCGTGACAGTAGCAATAGCCGAGGCAGAATATGTTCTGATATTGATGTGTTGGTTAATCAGCAGGACCTAGCCAAAGCCGAAGCCCATTTAAAGTCACGCCGCTGGAAATCAGAACCTTTGAGTGATTATGATGAGAAATATTATCGCCAATGGGCCCATGAAATCCCACCATTAATTCACTTGAACCGCGCTACAGTGGTTGACATGCATCATAATCTGTATCCGCCTATTAGTGGCCGTTCTCCTGATGTATCATCATTCATTGCATCTAGACAGAAGACTCAAAATGGATGCTTTGTTTTAGATCCAGCCTCCACGGTGATGCACAGTATTATTCATATGTTCGCCAATGAAGATAGTTCGAGTTGGATGCGAGATATGCTCGATATACTGCTTCTGATTGAAGAATTTGGCGATGATGCGTTTTGGTTGAAACTATTAGATTTATCAAAGCAAACCGGATTCAACTTCGAGACCTTATGTTGTTTGCGTTCAATACAATACTACAGTGAAATATTATTGCCTGAAATCGCCCAGCAATTTGTAGCTAACTTCCCGTTGTCGAAACGTCAGGCTTGGTTGTTAGAAAACGCTTTTATTCCTGCGGTGGCACCTGAGCATGATCAGGTATTGGGTCGTCGACATAAAGTTGCTAAAAACATTGTCTATCTGCGCGGCCATTGGATTAAAATGCCAACATCTATTTTATTTAAGCATTTTGTTATTAAATTGTTTTTATCTTTACGTGATCAACTAGTTGGTAAACACCAATTTGACCCTAAGTTACCCAATAATCCCAATTGGTAA
- a CDS encoding HprK-related kinase A, with protein MLRIHTGLYHFDYCSQAPHVDEAVKIIYGDVPELDQPVDFKIRIIFESLVRRFIKPQVSFFSDQHSPFKPLPVSQAAAVLEWGMNWCIAAHEYNKLLIHAAVLVKNGKAIIFPALPGSGKSTLTAYLGLAGWSTYSDEMAVIDTQSGQVSPLYRPVCLKNNSIELVKSWHPAANFTPICRDTQKGDVAHVKVMDWQRYQSLIPVPIVAVVFPKYRANTELTIYQLSHLDAFNVLSKNAFNYNVLAKKGFETVDKIIRNTAHFEIEYDNVADVDDFLTEDIIESCR; from the coding sequence ATGCTACGAATCCATACTGGCCTTTATCATTTTGACTATTGCTCGCAGGCGCCGCATGTCGATGAGGCGGTGAAAATAATATACGGAGACGTGCCTGAGTTAGACCAACCTGTGGATTTTAAAATCCGCATCATTTTTGAATCCCTAGTTCGACGTTTTATCAAACCCCAAGTTAGCTTTTTCTCTGATCAGCATTCACCTTTTAAACCCTTGCCTGTTTCCCAAGCTGCGGCAGTATTAGAGTGGGGAATGAATTGGTGTATCGCAGCACACGAATACAATAAGTTGTTGATCCACGCTGCGGTGTTAGTTAAAAATGGTAAAGCGATAATTTTCCCGGCATTGCCAGGCTCAGGTAAAAGTACCTTAACGGCCTATTTAGGCCTAGCCGGATGGTCAACTTATTCAGATGAGATGGCGGTTATTGATACTCAAAGTGGCCAAGTGTCACCTTTATATCGGCCCGTCTGCTTAAAAAATAACTCTATTGAATTAGTTAAATCTTGGCACCCAGCAGCTAATTTCACACCAATTTGTCGAGATACTCAAAAAGGTGATGTGGCCCACGTTAAAGTCATGGATTGGCAGCGTTACCAGTCACTCATTCCGGTGCCCATAGTCGCTGTAGTTTTTCCTAAATATCGGGCTAATACAGAGCTGACCATTTATCAATTAAGCCACTTAGATGCTTTCAATGTGCTGAGTAAGAATGCATTTAATTACAATGTGTTAGCCAAAAAAGGTTTCGAGACGGTAGATAAAATTATTCGCAATACCGCTCATTTTGAAATCGAATACGATAATGTCGCAGATGTGGATGATTTTCTAACTGAAGACATTATTGAGAGTTGCCGATGA
- a CDS encoding serine protease, which yields MSKFSYLAIGFLVLLCAPNLSLAHSIVDTVKKVKESVVGIGVFDPINSPRASLQGTGFAVADGSYIITNHHVISTPLKENSRQKRVVFVGTGRQPKALEATVVEIDELHDLALLKISEKLKPMQLADNNLLDDGTEVAFTGFPIGAILGHYPVTHKGIMAASTPIIIPSSHSSQLDVNTLRRLRDPYYIYQMDATAYPGNSGSAVYEVDQGKVVAVINKVFVKTTKEAVLSEPSGITYAIPVKYVRELLKQAKVSLK from the coding sequence TTGTCTAAGTTTAGCTACCTGGCTATAGGATTTTTAGTCCTGTTATGTGCACCAAATCTTAGCTTGGCGCATAGCATTGTAGATACGGTTAAAAAAGTAAAAGAATCAGTGGTAGGTATTGGTGTTTTCGACCCGATAAATTCGCCAAGAGCTAGTCTACAGGGGACTGGTTTCGCCGTCGCAGACGGCAGTTATATTATTACTAACCATCATGTTATCAGCACTCCATTAAAGGAAAATAGCCGTCAGAAAAGGGTGGTTTTTGTCGGAACGGGCAGACAACCCAAAGCACTCGAAGCTACAGTTGTCGAGATAGATGAACTACATGATTTGGCATTGCTAAAGATAAGTGAAAAACTAAAACCTATGCAATTGGCAGATAATAATTTGCTCGACGATGGCACCGAAGTGGCATTTACTGGATTTCCGATTGGAGCAATTTTAGGTCACTATCCGGTAACTCATAAAGGGATTATGGCGGCGTCGACTCCGATTATTATTCCTAGCAGTCACTCTAGTCAACTTGATGTAAATACCTTACGACGGCTGCGAGATCCATACTATATTTATCAGATGGATGCGACTGCATACCCAGGTAATAGCGGTAGTGCTGTGTATGAGGTAGACCAAGGAAAAGTCGTTGCGGTGATCAACAAGGTCTTTGTGAAAACAACTAAAGAGGCGGTTTTATCAGAGCCTAGTGGTATTACCTATGCAATACCTGTAAAATATGTTCGTGAATTACTCAAACAAGCAAAAGTTAGTCTTAAATAG
- a CDS encoding patatin-like phospholipase family protein — MSSKQFEIETKIVPIFSGGGTRLTTHIGIMQALHELNLNYDHIVGISGGSIVSALFCSGKSLDQIMTLAVETDFRRFKGYSIFRLLKEGGLSSGNAFEQWMDKQLEGKTFSQMTTDLSIVATDINGGGPVIFNKQNCPDLAVSQAVRFSMSIPLIFSFKPYKDHLLVDGAILSEDALFREWTDSNDVNVCFRLQSQQAPSIQKRKVFFHLPEYLFMLIKTFMTALSREYVHAEHWHNTLVVDTGEFSSVDFALTKKQKKMLYDIGRETTLKYLPIKLKL; from the coding sequence ATGTCATCTAAGCAGTTTGAGATTGAAACTAAAATAGTACCTATTTTTTCTGGTGGTGGCACTCGGTTAACCACTCATATAGGTATCATGCAAGCATTGCATGAATTGAACCTAAACTATGACCATATCGTCGGTATTTCCGGAGGTTCTATTGTATCGGCGCTATTTTGCAGTGGTAAATCTTTAGATCAAATAATGACGCTGGCGGTTGAAACAGATTTTAGGCGATTTAAGGGTTATTCCATTTTTCGATTGTTAAAAGAAGGAGGCCTAAGCTCTGGAAATGCTTTTGAACAATGGATGGATAAACAACTTGAAGGTAAAACCTTTAGTCAGATGACCACCGATTTAAGCATTGTCGCAACTGATATTAATGGCGGAGGACCGGTCATTTTTAACAAACAAAACTGTCCCGATTTAGCCGTATCCCAAGCTGTTAGGTTCTCGATGTCAATACCACTTATCTTCAGTTTTAAGCCCTATAAAGATCATCTGTTAGTCGATGGCGCTATTCTTTCAGAAGATGCCTTATTTAGAGAATGGACCGACAGTAACGATGTGAATGTGTGCTTTCGTCTTCAAAGCCAACAAGCACCAAGTATACAAAAACGTAAGGTTTTCTTTCATTTACCTGAATACTTGTTTATGTTGATCAAAACCTTTATGACCGCCTTATCCAGAGAGTATGTGCATGCCGAGCACTGGCATAACACTTTGGTGGTTGATACGGGCGAATTTTCCTCTGTCGATTTTGCACTTACTAAAAAGCAAAAGAAAATGCTTTACGATATAGGTAGAGAAACGACACTTAAGTATTTGCCCATTAAGTTAAAACTGTAG